A window of the Pangasianodon hypophthalmus isolate fPanHyp1 chromosome 12, fPanHyp1.pri, whole genome shotgun sequence genome harbors these coding sequences:
- the tob1b gene encoding protein Tob1b — MQLEIQVALNFIISYLYNKLPRRRVNIFGEELERQLKKKYEGHWYPDKPYKGSGFRCIHVGEKVDTVVEEAAKESGIDIEDVRNNLPQDLSVWIDPFEVSYQIGEKGPIKVLYVDDNGENGSELDKEIRNSFNPDAQVFMPISDPVGVSSESSSPSPPFGQSASVSPSFMPRSTQPLTFTTATFAATKFGSTKMKNSSRGGSKVARTSPTNLGLNVTSLLKHKAISNSMHSLYGLGLGGQPQPKASALSPNAKEFVFPNLQSQGSSTTMFNNENPLSLSPLQYNNAFDVFAAYGSLNDKSLMDGLNFSLSNMQYSNQQFQPVMAN, encoded by the coding sequence ATGCAGCTTGAAATCCAAGTAGCACTCAACTTCATCATATCCTATCTGTACAACAAACTCCCTCGTCGTCGGGTGAACATCTTCGGCGAGGAGCTCGAACGGCAGttgaaaaagaaatatgaagGTCACTGGTACCCTGACAAGCCATACAAAGGGTCTGGGTTCAGGTGCATACACGTCGGGGAGAAGGTTGACACGGTAGTGGAAGAAGCAGCCAAAGAGAGCGGGATCGACATCGAAGACGTCCGGAACAACTTGCCTCAGGACCTCAGTGTGTGGATCGACCCGTTTGAGGTCTCCTACCAGATCGGGGAGAAGGGACCCATCAAGGTGCTTTACGTGGACGATAACGGCGAGAATGGGTCAGAGTTGGACAAGGAGATCAGGAACAGTTTTAACCCCGATGCTCAGGTCTTCATGCCAATCAGCGATCCTGTGGGTGTCTCCTCTGAGTCTAGCTCCCCGTCGCCACCGTTTGGCCAGTCTGCTTCTGTCAGCCCCTCGTTCATGCCACGCTCCACTCAACCTTTAACTTTCACCACAGCCACTTTCGCCGCCACCAAGTTCGGCTCCACCAAAATGAAGAACAGCAGCCGCGGTGGTAGCAAGGTGGCACGCACATCTCCCACCAACCTGGGCCTGAATGTGACCAGCCTACTGAAGCATAAAGCCATTTCCAATTCCATGCATTCTCTctatggtcttggtcttggaGGGCAGCCGCAGCCGAAGGCCTCTGCGCTCTCTCCTAATGCCAAGGAGTTCGTTTTCCCTAACCTCCAGAGCCAGGGCAGCTCCACCACGATGTTCAACAACGAGAATCCGCTCAGCCTCAGCCCTCTGCAGTACAACAATGCCTTCGATGTGTTTGCAGCCTACGGGAGCCTCAACGACAAGTCTCTCATGGATGGTCTAAACTTCAGCCTAAGCAACATGCAGTATTCTAACCAGCAATTCCAGCCAGTCATGGCTAACTAA